Genomic DNA from Noviherbaspirillum saxi:
GCAGCATGCTGAGTCTTGCCGCGCCCAACATGCGGGGCGTCACATCGGCGACAATGCAGGTGTGCACCAATCTGGTCGGCTACGGTCTTGGCCCTTTCATGGTCGGCGTCCTCAGCGACCTCTATGGCGGCGATCAATCGCTGCGCTACGCGATGGCGACCGTGATGTGCATCTGCTGCCCATGGGCGGCCCTCCACTTCGCGCTGTCGGCGCGGGCGCGGGGCAGAATGGCAGTCGGCGCCTGAAGCGCGATATCAATCATCTTTACAAAGTATTATCGAAGGAGAGCGCAGTGAAGAAGTGGCAATGCTTTTTTTGCGGATTTTTTTACGACGAAGAGTTAGGGTTTCCGAATGAGGGCATTCCAGCGGGAACGCGCTGGGAGGATATCCCTGAGGATTGGATTTGCCCGGAATGCGGCGCAGCCAAGAATGACTTTGCAATGATCGAGGTCGCATGAGCGCCGATACTGCGGCAGTCGTTGTAGTCGGTGCCGGTCATGCCGGCGCCGAGGCAGCGACCGCGGTCCGTCAGGCCGGCCATGTCGGCCGCATTGTGCTGGTCGGCGACGAACCACGCCTGCCCTATCACCGTCCGCCCCTTTCCAAGGCGTATCTGGCCGGCACAACGACGCTGGAAGCACTTCTGCTCAAGCAACAGACAGTCTATGACAAGGCCGAAGTCGAGCTGCGTACGGGTGTCAAAGTCGAGCGCATTGAGCGCGAAAACAAGCGCATGGTCCTGTCGGACAGGACGACGCTCGCTTATTCGCGCGCAATACTTGCCACCGGCAGTCGCCCCCGGCCCTTGCTTGCGGTGGGACTCGACGCGGGCAATATTCCCTCCAACCTTTGCTACCTCCGCACGACAGACGATGTGGAGCGTATGCGCGGACGTTTTGTCGAAGGCGCGCGCCTGCTGATCATCGGTGCCGGCTATATCGGTCTTGAAGTCGCCGCAGTCGCGCGCAAGGCTGGACTGCATGTCACCGTGCTGGAAGCGCAGCCGCGTGTCCTGGCGCGCGTAGCGGCTCCTTCAGTTTCCGCATTTTTTGAATCGCTGCACCGAGAGGCCGGCGTCGACATCCGTGTCGGCGCGAATATTGAGAGCATCACGCTCAACGCCGCCGGCGACGTCGAAGCTGTGATAACGAACGACGGCACACAGATCGAAGCGGATCTGGTACTCGCCGGCATCGGCGTGATTCCGAATGTCGAGCTTGCCTCCGGAGCCGGGCTGGTTGTGGACAATGGCATTGTCGTCAACCAGTTCACGCAGAGCTCGGACCCTGACATCCTTGCCATCGGCGACTGCTCGAATCATCCGAATCCGATTTATGGCCGCCGAATTCGTCTCGAATCGGTGCCGAACGCTCTGGAGCAGGCGCGTATTGCAGCAGCATTCATTTGCGGCAAGCCGCAGGCGTATGCATCCGTGCCATGGTTCTGGTCCGATCAGTATGATGTGAAGCTGCAAATGGCCGGATTGTCGCAGGGTTACGACCTTGCGATCACGCGCGGTTCGCCGGCGAGCAAATCCTTCACTACTTTCTATTTACAGAACGGCATCGTCATTTCGGCCGACTGCGTCAACCGCGCGCCGGAATTCATGCTGGTCAAAAAACTGGTTGCCTCCCGCCGCCCAATCGATCCGGCGCTGCTGGCGGACGAGAGCGTGACATTGAAGTCGCTGGCGGAAGCGGCGGCGGTTTAGTAAGAGAAAATCAATGAGACGGCGGACACCTGAAGCATGGCTGTCCGCCCGTCGCATCGCGTTGCAGGAAGGGAAATGGAGATAACCTGGCAATGACGCGGCGCCTTAATCCTTGCTGCGCCCCGCAAGCAGTTCAATCACTGCATTCCCACTGGTAACCGTCGCATAAAGCGGCAATGCTTCCTTCATCATAAAGGCGTGCGACTCGGCCGTCGCACCGGCCGTGCAATCTTCTGGAATCACGACCTGATAGCCGAGATCCGAGGCGCAGAGCGCCATACCGTTCACGGCGACGTTGGACGACACGCCGGCAATTACCAGCGTTCTCACGCCCATGTTGCGCAATGTCTGATCGAGATCGGTACCATGAAAGCCGACCAGGCTAAAACTGCGCGCATGCAGGATATCACCGGGTTGCACCGGCAGTTCAGCCACCGAATCAACATCGATGGTGCCGGCCTTCATGCGGCCGTTCCTGACCGACAGACCAACGATGACGCTGGTCACCGGCAGGTCGGCATAATCGGGCCGGTGAACGACATGCGCATGCAGCACGGGAAGCCCTGCAGCGCGAAAGGACTCCGCCAGACTGCCGATCCTGCTGACGATGCCGCGCGACTTGACCTGTTCCGCAAGCGAAGGAAATGGCGAAAGCCCTTCCTCGATCACGCCGCGCTGGCATTCGCTGATGATCAGCGCCGCTTTTTGTCCCTTATCGAGGCCTCGTACCATCTATCCGTTCTCCTTGTCGTCTAGTCAATACTGTTGCCAGTAGAGCTCCATCCCTGCAGGCGGCACTTTCTTTGCCGGGTCGTAGAACGGGCTGAGTGCACCGAGCATGCGCGGCAGCGAAGCCTTTGCAACCTTCTTGGCAATGACTTTCTGACGCTCGATCGAGCGCTGCACTTCTTCCGGGCTCATCGACTTGCGATCCTGATTCATCAGAAATTCTTCGAGTCGCGCGGTATGCGTGCGGATGTGCTTGACCGCGTAGAACAGGCCATATACACGATACAGCCAGCTGAAAAAGCCGCGGCCGCAAATCGCCTGATAGACCTGGAACGCCACCTCGCGATGTTCGAACTCTTCGGCAAGATGCCATTTCCACAAGTCCACGGCATCCTGGTCGGCGCCTTCCAGCAGATCGTCGAGGTCCTCGAAAAAGACCAGCGCCGAGGCCGAGCCCATGGCTTCGAACCCTTCGGCGTACGCCAGATTGAAGCGCAGCGACTTTTCCTTCAGGAAGCGGTCATAGTCCTCGCGGTATGGATCCTCGATCGCCTTCATGCCTTCGTAGCCCTGTGCATACAGCGCCCTGTTGAAGGCAAGGTGCTGCTTGCAATGCTGGACTTCCTGCTTGATAAAAATATCAAGATCTTCATGCAGCTTCGTGTGCTTGGGATCTAGTACCTTCTTGGCTTGCATCATGACTTTGACAAGATACGGCTCGATATGTGCAGGAACCGTCGATGCAGCGTTGTAGCGCTGCGAAAATTCGATGGAGGGAGCCCAATGAGCGCGGACCTTGGAAAAGTCCCACTTGGGAAAACGTACTTTCATCTTCGTCTCCTGCAAGAGCCGTCCGCGGGGAGTCGCGTTGGCATGCGAATGGATAGTCACCTGTAGATTCATCCGGCAAGCGTCGGTTCAACGCCAACATCGATAAATCTCGCAATAAATGATAAATCGTTATTTTTTAATTTAATCATACGGACCTGCCGCTGTCAAACCAGACTTGATGCTTGTCGATTTGTCTGCGCGCAGGTCCCTGGGGGGTTACTGTCCCTGGAAGTTCGGCTTGCGCTTGCCGCGGAAAGCCGCAATCGCCTCAACGTGGTCGGCGGTACGCGCCGCGACGTTTTCGTACGCCATGCCAGCGTCCATCATGCTGGCTGCCATCTGGCGCAGCGGTACATTGATGGTCGACTTGCTCCAGCGCAGGGATTGGGTCGGCAATGCGGCCAGTTTCTGCGCATACTCGTCAACGTAGGCGTCGAGTTCCGCGGCTGGCATCGCGGCATTGATGAGACCAATCTGCGCGGCTTCCTTGGCGCCGATCTTCTCGCCTGTCAGCAGGTAATGCTTGGCGCGCGCATAGCCGATCAGATAAGGCCAGATGATTTGTCCGCCGTCGCCCGATGTCAGGCCGACGTTGTTGTGCGGATCGCCGAAGCGTGCATGGTCGGCGGCGAATGTCATGTCGCAGAACAGGGCAACGGTAGAACCGAGACCGATTGCGTCGCCGTTGATCTTGCCGATAATCGGCTTGTCGCATTCCAGCATGCCCATCACAACGCGCTTGGCTTCGCGCACGCAGCGGTAGAACTCTTTTGGATTGTCATACAGCCACTGCATGTATTCGATATCGCCGCCGGCGCTGAAGGCGCGTCCTGCGCCGCTCACGACGATGATTTCGCTTTCCGGATCTTCCACGACGTCATAGAAGATGTGCGACAGCTCGGTGTGCGAGAGTCCATGGAAGCTGTTCAGGGTGTCAGGCTGGTTGAACGTCAGGTGCAGAACCTTGCCGCGGCGCTCAAAGCTAATGGTCTTGTATTCAGATAATTTCATCGTGGGTTCCCAATTGAAAAGTATGACAACGAAGCTTTTGCCGCGTGCGGGTTACAGCGCCGTGCAATTGCAAACGCGCAAAACGCCTATCGGCACAGCCGGCTGCGCCCATGAATCAGCGAGGCCGCAGTCATTATAACTGACGTTTCATCAGTTTTTATACTTTAACCGAGGCGTGTACGCAAAGCAAGCAAATCCCTGCCGGTTGCAAACAAACGAATTCGGTCTACATCTGCCGATGAACACGACAGCCGCGGAGCAATAATGACAACCTGATAAAATGCCGTTTTTTACCCTGACGGCGAAAGAGATGGCCAACCGTGACTCGAAGGCAGCACAGGAAAGACCGTCGCTGCGCCAGGAACAGAAGCGTCTAACCTATGAGCGCCTGCTCGCATCGGCGATCGAGGTGTTTGAAGAGACGGGATACCGGGCGGCGACGATTGCTCAAATCGCTCAGCATGCGGGTGCCGACCGCACTACCTTCTACCTGCATTTCAAGAATAAGTCGGATGTCGCGACAGGCATCGCGCGGCGCCATACTTCAGCAACCGCCAAGCATTTTCATGCGCTTGATAACCTGTCCAATCCGAGCCTCAAGGATGTGCGCGCCTGGGTCAAGCTGATCTTCAATTACTGGACAGGGTTTTCGACCGAGCTTGAGGTACTGTGCGAAGCAATCGCAAGCGACGCCGAGTTGAGTTCCCTGACGGCCGACTACAATGCGCACCTGGCGAACATCGTGACCCGCAACAGTAGTCATGGCATGTCGGCCAAGGAGCGCCGCATCATGCGCGCAAAAGCCATGTTGCTGATTTCAACCCAGCGGGATGCAATGTTTTCGATATTGTGCCGCAAGCAAACCGCCATATCGCTTAACCACATCGTGGATGCCCTGGCCAGCCTGTGGTGGGAGTGCCTGTACCAGCACGTCTCTGCGACAGATACCAAAAAAAACTAGCGGCACAAGATTATCTGCCGCAGGAGTGGTTCTCCACTTCTGCGGCGCGGTACACCCTCTAGCCGTTCGCCACGGAACGCGCAGGCATGCTTTCGATGGCTTCAGACGCGTCCTGAGGATCGTCCTGCTTGAGACGACTGTCCTGATCGGCTTCGGTGCGCAACAGGAAGTAGGAAAGCGCCGGAATCAGCAACAGTGCGCCGATCATGTTCCACAGGAACATGAACGTCAGCAGGATGCCCATATCGGCCTGGAACTTGATCGGCGACCAAGCCCAGGTAATAACGCCGGCGGCCATGGTCACCCCTACAAGGCCAACGATCTTGCCGGTGAAATCCAGCGAATGCGTGTAGGCCTCGGCCAGCGTTGCGCCTCGCCGCTGCAGCGCAAGTTGAATGCTGAGCAGGTATAGCGCATAGTCGACGCCAACACCCACACCAACTGCAATCACAGGCAGCACCGCGACCTTGATGCCGATATTGAGCCACACCATCAGCGCTTCGCAAAGTATCGAAGTCAGGATCAGCGGAATGATGGCGACCACGGTCGCGCGCCAGCTGCGGAAGGTCATCAGGCAAAGCAGGATCACTGCACCGTACAGCACGAAGTGCATGGTCCAGAAGCTCTTCTTGACCACGATGTTGGTGACCGCCTCGATGCCGGCGTTGCCGGCGGCGAGCTGGAATTCGCGATCGGGGGCATTATGTTCGGCCGCAAACGCTTCGACCTGATCGACGACGCTGGTCAGGGTGCCTGCCTTGTGGTCGCTCAGATACGCGATGATCGGAGTGACTGCGCAGGTCCGCTCGGCAAGGTCGGGACGATCGCCTTGGAAAATGTTGAACGCTTGTGCGCGATTGTTCGCGTTGCGCGACAGCGCTTGCCACTTGGGATTTCCCTCGAACATGCCGGAGGTGCCGCGCCGTATGCCGTCGGCGAGCGAAAACGTGGTTTGCACGCCGGGCACCTGGCGCAGTGCGGCGCCCAGACGGTCCGCCTCGACCAGATTGCTGTAGGAATAGCATTCACCATGCTTGGTGCGGAGCATGACGACGAACTGGTCGGTCGACAGCCCATAGTTGCCGGTGATGAA
This window encodes:
- a CDS encoding cysteine hydrolase family protein; translated protein: MVRGLDKGQKAALIISECQRGVIEEGLSPFPSLAEQVKSRGIVSRIGSLAESFRAAGLPVLHAHVVHRPDYADLPVTSVIVGLSVRNGRMKAGTIDVDSVAELPVQPGDILHARSFSLVGFHGTDLDQTLRNMGVRTLVIAGVSSNVAVNGMALCASDLGYQVVIPEDCTAGATAESHAFMMKEALPLYATVTSGNAVIELLAGRSKD
- a CDS encoding rubredoxin, with amino-acid sequence MKKWQCFFCGFFYDEELGFPNEGIPAGTRWEDIPEDWICPECGAAKNDFAMIEVA
- a CDS encoding enoyl-CoA hydratase/isomerase family protein is translated as MKLSEYKTISFERRGKVLHLTFNQPDTLNSFHGLSHTELSHIFYDVVEDPESEIIVVSGAGRAFSAGGDIEYMQWLYDNPKEFYRCVREAKRVVMGMLECDKPIIGKINGDAIGLGSTVALFCDMTFAADHARFGDPHNNVGLTSGDGGQIIWPYLIGYARAKHYLLTGEKIGAKEAAQIGLINAAMPAAELDAYVDEYAQKLAALPTQSLRWSKSTINVPLRQMAASMMDAGMAYENVAARTADHVEAIAAFRGKRKPNFQGQ
- a CDS encoding NAD(P)/FAD-dependent oxidoreductase, producing the protein MSADTAAVVVVGAGHAGAEAATAVRQAGHVGRIVLVGDEPRLPYHRPPLSKAYLAGTTTLEALLLKQQTVYDKAEVELRTGVKVERIERENKRMVLSDRTTLAYSRAILATGSRPRPLLAVGLDAGNIPSNLCYLRTTDDVERMRGRFVEGARLLIIGAGYIGLEVAAVARKAGLHVTVLEAQPRVLARVAAPSVSAFFESLHREAGVDIRVGANIESITLNAAGDVEAVITNDGTQIEADLVLAGIGVIPNVELASGAGLVVDNGIVVNQFTQSSDPDILAIGDCSNHPNPIYGRRIRLESVPNALEQARIAAAFICGKPQAYASVPWFWSDQYDVKLQMAGLSQGYDLAITRGSPASKSFTTFYLQNGIVISADCVNRAPEFMLVKKLVASRRPIDPALLADESVTLKSLAEAAAV
- a CDS encoding TetR/AcrR family transcriptional regulator; amino-acid sequence: MANRDSKAAQERPSLRQEQKRLTYERLLASAIEVFEETGYRAATIAQIAQHAGADRTTFYLHFKNKSDVATGIARRHTSATAKHFHALDNLSNPSLKDVRAWVKLIFNYWTGFSTELEVLCEAIASDAELSSLTADYNAHLANIVTRNSSHGMSAKERRIMRAKAMLLISTQRDAMFSILCRKQTAISLNHIVDALASLWWECLYQHVSATDTKKN
- a CDS encoding metal-dependent hydrolase — translated: MKVRFPKWDFSKVRAHWAPSIEFSQRYNAASTVPAHIEPYLVKVMMQAKKVLDPKHTKLHEDLDIFIKQEVQHCKQHLAFNRALYAQGYEGMKAIEDPYREDYDRFLKEKSLRFNLAYAEGFEAMGSASALVFFEDLDDLLEGADQDAVDLWKWHLAEEFEHREVAFQVYQAICGRGFFSWLYRVYGLFYAVKHIRTHTARLEEFLMNQDRKSMSPEEVQRSIERQKVIAKKVAKASLPRMLGALSPFYDPAKKVPPAGMELYWQQY